From the Winogradskyella forsetii genome, the window ATTAATGTATGGACACCAACAAATTATAAATCCAGTAATGATGCTTTGCCGGTTTTGTATATGCCAGATGGAGGTATTGTGCAAGAGGATTTTCCGCACATTGCGAATACAGTTGCTAAATTGGTCGAGAATAAAAGTATTCCACCAATGATTTTAGTTGGTATTGAGAATACAGATCGGAGAAAAGACTTGTCTGGACCGTCTGATGTTAAGGAAGATGAGCAATATTGTCCATTAACCGATGGAGCAAAAAAATTCCGCGCTTTTATTACTGACGAATTAATGCCAGAAATCAATAAAAACTATAGAACCACTGATGAAAAAGGAATTATTGGCGAATCCTTAGCGGGTTTATTTGTCATGGAAACTTTTTTTCTTAAACCAGATACGTTCGATTTTTATGTCGCTATGGATCCATCGTTATGGTGGAATGATCATTATTTAGAACGAAACGCAACACGTTATTTAGACAATTTTACAGATAAAAAAATCAAACTTTGGTTTGCAG encodes:
- a CDS encoding alpha/beta hydrolase yields the protein MKKALGFLLLCLVMLSCKNTTQYNDPVPQHDDFTIDSKIVNETRVINVWTPTNYKSSNDALPVLYMPDGGIVQEDFPHIANTVAKLVENKSIPPMILVGIENTDRRKDLSGPSDVKEDEQYCPLTDGAKKFRAFITDELMPEINKNYRTTDEKGIIGESLAGLFVMETFFLKPDTFDFYVAMDPSLWWNDHYLERNATRYLDNFTDKKIKLWFAGSDAEDISVHTNNLAKTLENEAPEQLIWKYSDEPNEQHNTIFRATKEKALTWILNVEKN